One region of Candidatus Hydrogenedentota bacterium genomic DNA includes:
- the lepB gene encoding signal peptidase I, whose product MAAQSETAPAGESRAARWKQQAREIAILLLVILFIKGCVIDQYSIPSGSMEPTLHGHPNMFKGDRVLTNKMYFGPRIPFTAIRLWNWWEPDRWDIVVFKPPAGGSEHPRLIKRVVGLPGERVELRGGEVYINGEKIPLGETMPDDFKGYWGYEDVERAAEQAPHAEQRMALAQMLQQFPPKYGSLPGDEYQLVPEDHYFLLGDNSLNSVDGRMYGWVPRNHLYGRASAVIWPIGHWRDFTGFSHTWWGKLLLYGIPIALIAFEAHHWRRDRQAKAAGDTGS is encoded by the coding sequence GTGGCGGCCCAATCCGAAACCGCGCCCGCCGGCGAGTCCCGCGCCGCCCGCTGGAAACAGCAGGCCCGCGAGATCGCCATCCTGCTCCTCGTCATCCTCTTTATCAAGGGCTGCGTCATCGACCAGTACAGCATCCCGTCCGGCTCCATGGAGCCCACGCTGCACGGCCACCCGAACATGTTCAAGGGCGACCGCGTACTCACAAACAAAATGTACTTCGGACCGCGGATCCCCTTCACAGCCATACGCCTCTGGAACTGGTGGGAGCCCGATCGCTGGGATATCGTCGTCTTCAAGCCCCCGGCGGGCGGAAGCGAACACCCCCGCCTCATCAAGCGCGTCGTCGGCCTGCCCGGCGAGCGCGTCGAGCTCCGCGGCGGCGAAGTCTACATCAACGGCGAGAAGATCCCCCTCGGCGAAACCATGCCCGACGACTTCAAGGGCTACTGGGGCTACGAGGACGTCGAACGCGCCGCCGAGCAGGCCCCGCACGCCGAACAGCGCATGGCCCTCGCACAGATGCTCCAGCAGTTCCCCCCGAAGTACGGCTCCCTGCCCGGCGACGAGTACCAGCTGGTCCCCGAAGACCATTACTTCCTCCTGGGTGACAACAGCCTCAACAGCGTCGACGGGCGCATGTACGGCTGGGTGCCCCGGAACCACCTCTACGGGCGCGCCTCCGCCGTGATCTGGCCCATCGGACACTGGCGCGACTTCACCGGCTTCTCCCACACCTGGTGGGGCAAACTCCTCCTCTACGGCATCCCCATCGCCCTCATCGCCTTCGAAGCGCACCACTGGCGCCGCGATCGCCAGGCCAAAGCCGCCGGCGACACCGGCTCCTAA
- a CDS encoding ABC transporter ATP-binding protein codes for MAPAIRVEGVSKRYSRHAQTHLSYGLGDLMRELLGRPRPAALRKDEFWAVRDVSFELEAGGSLALIGRNGAGKSTLLKMLNGLTRPDTGRIRLEGRVQALINLSAGFNPALTGLENIYNAASLSGFGSGAIRAMADEVIAFAELEEAIESPVQTYSSGMKARLGFAVAVHLRPDILLIDEVLAVGDYAYQNKCFLRMEQLKKQGVTMVYVSHSHNSAIKLCEQGIWLHRGRVMASGACLETVRAYLAFLEAESQLKEAPDPVAGEAGAPPPPRATDHLYGPVHSGFDHVQEVTCTLSVDGQSCSEIPVHSAVVIRFGFTLRRRVDGLSVTLNFFREDGLLMGIVTTLYEGYLDGIHEGRVECEAHIPDLDFAPGNYLVMMPISEGQGYLWRDVAARFRVVGGGRVAAGVKHIRHSLRVLS; via the coding sequence ATGGCGCCGGCGATCCGGGTCGAGGGCGTTTCGAAGCGCTACTCCCGCCATGCCCAGACGCATCTCTCCTATGGGCTGGGCGACCTGATGCGCGAGCTGCTTGGCCGCCCGCGCCCGGCGGCGTTGCGCAAGGATGAATTCTGGGCGGTGCGCGATGTTTCGTTCGAGCTGGAGGCCGGTGGTTCGCTGGCGCTGATCGGGCGCAATGGCGCGGGCAAGAGCACGCTCCTGAAGATGCTCAACGGCCTGACCCGTCCCGACACCGGCCGGATCCGCCTGGAGGGCCGCGTGCAGGCGCTGATCAATCTCAGCGCGGGCTTCAACCCGGCCCTGACGGGCCTCGAAAACATCTACAACGCCGCGTCGCTCTCCGGCTTTGGCAGCGGCGCGATCCGCGCGATGGCCGACGAGGTGATTGCGTTTGCGGAGTTGGAGGAGGCGATCGAGAGTCCGGTGCAGACGTATAGCTCCGGGATGAAGGCGCGGCTGGGCTTCGCGGTGGCGGTGCATCTGCGGCCGGATATCCTGCTCATCGACGAAGTGCTCGCGGTGGGGGACTACGCGTATCAGAACAAGTGCTTTTTGCGCATGGAGCAGCTCAAGAAGCAGGGCGTCACGATGGTGTATGTGTCGCACAGCCACAACTCGGCAATCAAGCTGTGCGAGCAAGGGATCTGGCTGCACCGGGGCCGCGTGATGGCCAGCGGGGCTTGCCTGGAGACGGTTCGGGCCTACCTGGCGTTCCTGGAGGCGGAATCGCAACTGAAGGAGGCGCCCGATCCGGTCGCGGGCGAGGCCGGTGCGCCGCCGCCGCCGCGCGCGACGGACCACCTCTACGGACCGGTGCATTCGGGCTTCGATCACGTTCAGGAGGTTACCTGTACGTTGTCCGTCGATGGCCAGTCGTGCTCGGAGATTCCGGTGCACAGCGCGGTGGTGATCCGCTTTGGATTCACGCTGCGGCGGCGTGTTGACGGGTTGAGCGTGACCCTGAATTTCTTTCGGGAAGATGGCCTGCTGATGGGGATTGTGACGACGCTGTACGAGGGGTATCTGGACGGCATACACGAGGGCCGCGTGGAGTGCGAGGCGCACATTCCGGATTTGGATTTCGCGCCCGGCAACTACCTCGTGATGATGCCGATCTCCGAGGGGCAGGGCTATTTGTGGCGGGATGTGGCGGCGCGATTTCGGGTGGTGGGGGGCGGCCGGGTGGCGGCGGGGGTGAAGCATATTCGGCACAGCCTCCGCGTGCTTTCCTGA
- a CDS encoding DUF1559 domain-containing protein, translated as MNRKGFTLIELLVVIAIIGILAAILLPALARAREAARRAACQNNLKQMGLAFKMYANESKGEKFPTVSYVGEGSTPGVCDSLGVDFMWHGPQIYPEYLSDVNVNLCPSDIDGIGYIENGGWREGGDPNRPILACKIGTRSYIYNAWVTNEEAYLMPGVNPGDGSATDLPGLIAEGIISGGFVQGIIDMATAVALATTEQEALDAVDRDLPIPGGKPALRIREGIERFLITDINNPGASAKAQSDLVIHYDGIEADTSDYNHLPGGANALYMDGHVEFIRYPGKFPAQRAWAILVSGF; from the coding sequence ATGAATCGCAAAGGTTTCACCCTCATCGAACTACTCGTCGTGATCGCCATCATCGGCATCCTCGCCGCCATTCTGCTCCCCGCCCTCGCCCGCGCCCGCGAAGCCGCGCGCCGCGCCGCGTGCCAAAACAATCTCAAGCAAATGGGCCTCGCCTTCAAAATGTACGCCAACGAATCCAAGGGCGAGAAATTCCCCACCGTGAGCTACGTCGGCGAAGGCTCAACCCCCGGCGTCTGCGACTCCCTCGGCGTAGACTTCATGTGGCACGGCCCGCAGATCTACCCCGAATACCTTTCCGACGTCAATGTGAACCTCTGCCCATCGGACATTGACGGCATCGGCTATATTGAGAACGGCGGCTGGCGCGAAGGCGGCGACCCGAACCGGCCCATCCTCGCCTGCAAAATCGGTACGCGCTCCTACATCTACAACGCCTGGGTCACCAATGAGGAGGCCTACCTCATGCCGGGCGTAAACCCGGGCGACGGCTCCGCCACCGACCTGCCCGGCCTGATCGCCGAAGGCATCATCAGCGGCGGATTCGTGCAGGGCATTATCGATATGGCCACCGCCGTCGCCCTCGCGACGACCGAACAAGAAGCGCTGGACGCCGTCGACAGGGACCTTCCGATCCCGGGCGGCAAGCCCGCCTTGCGTATCCGCGAAGGCATCGAGCGATTCCTCATCACCGACATCAACAACCCCGGCGCATCGGCCAAAGCCCAGAGCGATCTCGTGATCCACTACGACGGCATCGAGGCCGATACAAGCGACTACAACCACCTTCCCGGCGGCGCCAATGCGCTCTATATGGACGGCCACGTGGAATTCATCCGGTACCCCGGCAAGTTTCCGGCCCAGCGCGCCTGGGCCATCCTGGTCTCCGGCTTCTAA
- a CDS encoding metallophosphoesterase, translating to MANEIVARDGDVFRILQLTDFHSDVSEYANERTRADVRAMVGRCRPDFLAVTGDIWCGDGHPDAAPMWMARDLAFIASLETPWAFTWGNHDYAADGARAQAQILRSPHYAAPDSTARGECHIAVVDRDGDARWDLLFANSGAEWRLPQDLEWVGDTSRALVAARGRLIPAVLFFHIPLRRYQVAIDAGRAEGIANEEVLYWGDEADTGADLIMAMPNIRACFCGHSHRNDCWFEEGGVRFSYGRSTGYGGYGEDVKKGATLITLDLRGEAVRHEAVFGDEVG from the coding sequence ATGGCGAACGAGATTGTTGCGCGGGATGGCGATGTGTTCCGCATATTGCAATTGACCGATTTTCATTCGGATGTGAGCGAGTACGCGAATGAGCGGACGCGGGCGGATGTGCGCGCGATGGTGGGGCGCTGCCGTCCGGATTTCCTGGCGGTGACGGGGGACATCTGGTGCGGGGATGGGCATCCGGACGCGGCGCCGATGTGGATGGCGCGCGATCTGGCGTTTATTGCGTCGCTGGAGACGCCGTGGGCCTTTACCTGGGGCAACCATGATTACGCGGCGGACGGGGCGCGCGCGCAGGCGCAGATCCTGCGCAGCCCGCACTACGCGGCGCCGGACTCCACGGCGCGCGGGGAGTGCCATATCGCGGTGGTGGATCGCGATGGTGATGCGCGCTGGGACCTGCTGTTCGCCAATTCCGGCGCGGAATGGCGTCTGCCGCAGGATCTGGAATGGGTGGGAGACACATCGCGCGCGCTGGTGGCGGCGCGCGGCCGCCTCATCCCGGCGGTGTTGTTTTTTCACATTCCGCTGCGGCGCTATCAGGTGGCGATTGACGCGGGGCGGGCGGAGGGCATCGCGAATGAGGAGGTGTTGTACTGGGGGGACGAGGCGGACACGGGGGCGGACCTGATTATGGCGATGCCGAACATCCGGGCGTGTTTTTGCGGCCACAGCCACCGGAACGACTGTTGGTTTGAGGAGGGCGGCGTGCGTTTTTCGTATGGGCGATCAACGGGTTATGGCGGCTATGGGGAGGATGTGAAGAAGGGCGCGACACTCATCACGCTGGATTTGCGTGGGGAGGCGGTGCGGCACGAGGCGGTGTTCGGGGATGAAGTTGGGTGA
- the recO gene encoding DNA repair protein RecO, with amino-acid sequence MPQEKAEAHVLRRVDYSETSRIVTFLTPRRGRLACIAKGVRRKSSPLAGVLDTMNRVELVYYWKEGRSVQTLADASLLEAYPGVKNDLERGAFAAFPLELALHVAHENEPSENFYAAFSAGLERLNDWRGDPRAHCAWQIARMLAAAGFEPSLRECVHCGRAIGDNPGFDFEGGAVCGACPAPRRVSRETLASLRALFAAAAECPDVPAPRDAFQLLRGYTARQTESDYRSLRVLDDLFPTADKESAGAPIR; translated from the coding sequence GTGCCCCAGGAAAAGGCGGAAGCCCATGTGTTGCGGCGGGTGGATTACAGCGAAACCAGCCGCATCGTCACGTTCCTGACCCCCCGCCGCGGGCGGCTCGCATGCATCGCCAAGGGCGTGCGCCGAAAGAGCAGCCCGCTCGCCGGCGTGCTGGACACGATGAACCGGGTGGAGTTGGTGTACTACTGGAAGGAAGGGCGCTCCGTGCAAACCCTGGCCGACGCCAGTCTGCTCGAAGCGTACCCCGGCGTGAAAAACGATCTGGAACGCGGCGCTTTTGCCGCCTTCCCGCTGGAACTCGCGCTTCACGTGGCGCACGAAAACGAGCCGTCCGAAAACTTCTACGCCGCATTTTCGGCGGGGCTCGAACGCCTCAATGATTGGCGCGGCGACCCGCGGGCGCATTGCGCGTGGCAGATCGCGCGCATGCTGGCGGCGGCGGGATTTGAGCCGTCCCTGCGCGAATGCGTGCATTGCGGCCGCGCAATAGGTGATAATCCGGGCTTCGATTTCGAAGGGGGCGCGGTGTGTGGAGCCTGCCCGGCCCCGCGCCGCGTTTCCCGGGAAACGCTCGCGTCCCTCCGCGCGCTCTTCGCGGCGGCGGCGGAATGCCCAGACGTTCCGGCGCCGCGGGACGCGTTCCAGTTGCTGCGCGGCTATACCGCGCGCCAGACAGAATCAGACTACCGGAGCCTGCGCGTCCTGGACGACCTCTTCCCAACAGCGGATAAGGAAAGCGCCGGGGCGCCCATCCGGTAG
- a CDS encoding tetratricopeptide repeat protein, producing MLLSSRLEAMLERMRVLVSVALVAGVLAVHAAAPAQPALEQGAPERVEESVEASDPGSARGPERDSVEPGDPAGRAADTGRSATPDPGPTTPAPTQPGPGAAPLPGSPASPPTQPAPGAAPLPGSPTPAPLQPGPGAAPSPGAPAPPPLQPAPGAAPLPGGLGPAPANTPLARLQALAADASVEPDLAEVALLAAQLAQPVDTQAYLAKLDALAAEFEPIIGNRGQTLEVAGRLARFLYQEKEFANSAVQSAEIFVGLDQVLDKKQWNCVGMALLYAAIGKRTGLPLQLVAGHGHVLVAYNAPPYFFIETTARGGLQPSRDYLTEYLPFPCVSPARYVVLNNREAIAMTLTQMGLAMQGAQRSQLAGTLFSLAINFSETYAEAWAGRGFLRAAEGNAQGAMADFERAIDLDPELREAYGGLGAAYREQGNLPRAVETYRTLLALCPEDSVAVFNTGQLLYESGDLQGSVQAFRQYIDLEPRDPEGYMRIAFPLEDAGDLAGAAEAYQRVLALAPNTPDAILNLSYIYEQIRDFNSSMEGYRRVLALQPANVRAAGGVARVLGKTGRYEDALRTFRAALESYPNTAFLWVDLGQLLEYGGDLKQAIGAYQEAVRVNPSDPESYYALARALQRAGLANDAQHVLAQARAVEAARSSGQARPGGWAPPTTSEGGIADLFPGGAGAPLELPAPEIEGAPPGAEPDMQPPADASSAPEGNADPAAPAAPPEAGADAGSAPEGGGEAPESPAGPEP from the coding sequence ATGTTGTTATCGTCCCGTCTGGAAGCCATGTTGGAGCGGATGCGGGTATTGGTCTCTGTCGCGCTGGTGGCCGGGGTGCTGGCCGTTCACGCCGCGGCGCCCGCGCAGCCGGCGCTGGAGCAGGGCGCGCCCGAGCGGGTGGAGGAATCCGTGGAGGCGTCCGATCCGGGGTCCGCGCGTGGTCCGGAGCGGGACTCCGTGGAACCGGGGGATCCGGCGGGGCGTGCCGCCGACACCGGCCGTTCCGCGACGCCGGATCCCGGGCCCACCACGCCGGCGCCGACGCAGCCCGGGCCCGGCGCGGCTCCGCTTCCGGGGTCGCCTGCTTCGCCGCCGACGCAACCCGCGCCCGGCGCGGCTCCGCTTCCGGGGTCGCCCACGCCGGCGCCTTTGCAGCCCGGGCCAGGCGCGGCTCCTTCGCCGGGGGCGCCTGCTCCGCCGCCTTTGCAACCCGCGCCCGGCGCGGCTCCGCTTCCGGGGGGGCTGGGGCCCGCGCCGGCGAACACGCCGCTGGCACGGCTCCAGGCGCTTGCCGCGGATGCGTCTGTCGAGCCGGATCTGGCGGAGGTGGCGTTGCTGGCGGCGCAACTTGCCCAGCCGGTGGACACGCAGGCGTATCTGGCGAAACTCGACGCGCTTGCGGCGGAATTCGAGCCTATTATCGGCAACCGGGGTCAGACGCTTGAAGTCGCCGGGCGGCTCGCCCGTTTCCTGTATCAGGAGAAGGAGTTCGCCAACAGCGCGGTGCAGTCCGCCGAAATTTTTGTTGGTCTGGACCAGGTGCTGGATAAGAAGCAGTGGAATTGCGTGGGTATGGCGCTGCTTTACGCGGCAATTGGCAAGCGCACGGGCCTGCCGCTTCAGTTGGTGGCGGGGCATGGCCACGTGCTTGTGGCGTATAACGCGCCGCCCTACTTTTTTATCGAGACAACGGCGCGCGGCGGTTTGCAGCCCAGCCGGGATTACCTGACCGAATACCTGCCGTTTCCGTGCGTGAGCCCGGCGCGCTACGTAGTCTTGAACAACCGCGAAGCGATCGCCATGACCTTGACGCAGATGGGGCTGGCGATGCAGGGCGCGCAGCGGTCGCAACTGGCGGGGACGCTGTTCTCCCTGGCGATCAACTTTTCGGAGACCTATGCGGAGGCCTGGGCGGGGCGGGGCTTTTTGCGCGCGGCCGAGGGGAACGCGCAGGGCGCCATGGCGGATTTCGAACGCGCGATCGATCTGGATCCCGAGCTGCGCGAGGCGTATGGCGGGCTTGGCGCGGCGTACCGCGAGCAGGGCAACCTGCCGCGCGCGGTGGAGACCTACCGCACGCTGCTGGCGCTGTGTCCCGAGGACAGTGTGGCGGTTTTCAACACCGGCCAGTTGCTCTACGAATCCGGGGATTTGCAGGGGTCGGTGCAGGCGTTCCGGCAGTACATCGACCTGGAGCCGCGCGACCCGGAGGGGTACATGCGGATCGCGTTTCCGCTGGAGGACGCCGGGGATCTTGCGGGGGCGGCGGAGGCGTACCAGCGGGTGCTTGCGCTGGCTCCGAATACGCCGGACGCGATCCTGAATTTGTCTTATATTTACGAGCAGATCCGGGACTTCAATTCGAGTATGGAAGGCTACCGGCGCGTGCTTGCCCTCCAGCCGGCCAACGTGCGGGCGGCCGGCGGGGTTGCGCGGGTGCTCGGGAAGACCGGCCGCTACGAGGACGCCCTGCGCACGTTTCGCGCCGCGCTGGAAAGCTACCCGAACACGGCGTTTCTCTGGGTTGACCTGGGGCAGTTGCTTGAATACGGCGGCGACTTGAAACAGGCCATCGGAGCCTACCAGGAGGCGGTGCGCGTGAATCCGTCGGATCCGGAATCGTACTATGCGCTGGCGCGGGCGCTTCAACGGGCGGGTCTCGCCAATGACGCGCAACATGTGCTCGCGCAGGCGCGGGCCGTGGAGGCCGCGCGATCGAGCGGGCAGGCGCGCCCGGGCGGCTGGGCCCCGCCGACAACCAGCGAGGGCGGGATTGCGGATCTCTTCCCGGGCGGCGCGGGCGCGCCGCTGGAGTTGCCGGCGCCCGAAATCGAGGGCGCGCCGCCGGGCGCCGAGCCCGATATGCAGCCGCCGGCCGATGCTTCTTCCGCGCCCGAAGGCAACGCGGATCCGGCCGCCCCCGCGGCTCCACCCGAGGCCGGGGCGGACGCGGGCTCCGCGCCGGAGGGCGGCGGCGAAGCGCCCGAGTCCCCGGCGGGCCCGGAACCGTGA
- the lepA gene encoding translation elongation factor 4 — MPSQSNIRNFCIIAHIDHGKSTLADRLLQFTHTVEDRKLKEQTLDTMDIERERGITIKSVAVRMAYTAKDGQTYMLHLIDTPGHVDFAYEVSRSLAACEGALLLVDAAQGVEAQTLANAYKAVEQDLEIIPVINKIDLPAADIDDARQQIEDVIGLDSSEAVLASAKNGIGTEDVLEAVIRKVPPPKGDAEGPLRALIFDAVYDTYRGVVVYLRVVDGRICKGQKILLMKAGSKYEVSEVGCFTPEAKPMESLNCGEVGYMICSIKTLQDTKVGDTVTDALRPAPQALPGYKEVKPVVFCGMYPAIATDFGELRDALEKLSLNDASFEYVADSSDALGLGFRLGFLGLLHMEIIQERLEREFDLTLVSTMPNVAYQITRTDGEVEIIEKASQMPPRAEIELCEEPYIEADIMCPTEYLSTVIDLCKKKRGIHVRVDYIDGRRCMAVYQMPLSEIVVDFYDKLKSYTRGYGSLEYRIIGYRPGDLVKLDILLNSEAVDALSVIVHRDNAVPIGRALASKLRTLIPRQQYEVAIQAAIGGKIIVRETVKALRKNVTAKCYGGDITRKRKLLEKQKEGKKRMKQVGTVEVPQEAFMALLKVSEDADR; from the coding sequence ATGCCGTCGCAATCAAACATTCGAAACTTCTGCATCATCGCACACATCGACCACGGGAAATCCACGCTGGCCGACCGGCTCCTGCAGTTCACCCACACCGTCGAGGACCGGAAGCTCAAAGAGCAAACCCTCGACACCATGGACATCGAGCGGGAGCGCGGGATCACGATCAAATCCGTCGCCGTGCGCATGGCCTACACCGCGAAAGACGGCCAGACCTACATGCTCCACCTCATCGACACCCCCGGGCACGTGGACTTTGCCTACGAGGTCTCGCGAAGCCTCGCCGCATGCGAGGGGGCCCTGCTCCTCGTGGACGCCGCCCAGGGCGTGGAGGCACAGACCCTCGCAAACGCCTACAAGGCCGTCGAACAGGATCTCGAAATCATCCCGGTCATCAACAAGATCGACCTCCCCGCCGCCGATATCGACGACGCCCGGCAGCAGATCGAGGACGTCATCGGCCTGGACTCCTCCGAGGCCGTGCTGGCGAGCGCGAAAAACGGCATCGGCACCGAGGACGTCCTCGAAGCCGTCATTCGCAAAGTCCCCCCGCCGAAGGGCGACGCCGAGGGACCGCTCCGCGCCCTCATATTCGACGCGGTGTACGATACCTACCGCGGCGTCGTCGTATACCTCCGTGTGGTGGACGGGCGCATCTGCAAGGGCCAGAAAATCCTGCTCATGAAAGCCGGCAGCAAATACGAAGTCTCGGAGGTCGGCTGCTTCACCCCGGAAGCCAAGCCCATGGAATCGCTGAATTGCGGCGAAGTGGGCTACATGATCTGCAGCATCAAGACGCTCCAGGACACCAAAGTCGGCGACACCGTCACCGACGCGCTCCGGCCCGCCCCCCAGGCCCTTCCGGGCTACAAGGAAGTGAAGCCCGTCGTCTTCTGCGGAATGTACCCCGCCATCGCCACCGATTTCGGCGAATTGCGCGACGCCCTCGAAAAACTCAGCCTCAACGACGCTTCCTTCGAGTATGTCGCCGACAGCTCCGACGCCCTCGGCCTCGGATTCCGCCTCGGGTTCCTCGGCCTCCTCCACATGGAGATCATCCAGGAGCGCCTCGAGCGCGAGTTCGACCTCACCCTCGTCTCCACCATGCCCAACGTGGCTTACCAAATCACCCGCACCGACGGCGAGGTCGAGATCATTGAAAAGGCCTCCCAGATGCCGCCCCGCGCCGAAATCGAGCTCTGCGAAGAGCCCTATATCGAAGCCGACATCATGTGCCCCACGGAGTACCTGAGCACCGTCATCGACCTCTGCAAGAAAAAGCGCGGCATACACGTCCGCGTCGACTATATCGACGGGCGCCGCTGCATGGCCGTCTACCAAATGCCGCTCTCCGAGATCGTGGTCGACTTCTACGACAAGCTCAAGTCCTACACGCGCGGCTACGGCTCCCTCGAATACCGCATCATCGGATACCGCCCCGGCGACCTCGTCAAGCTCGATATCCTGCTCAACAGCGAAGCCGTCGACGCCCTCTCCGTTATCGTGCACCGCGACAATGCCGTGCCCATCGGACGCGCCCTGGCCTCCAAGCTGCGTACACTCATCCCGCGCCAGCAATACGAAGTCGCCATCCAGGCCGCCATCGGCGGGAAGATTATCGTGCGCGAGACCGTCAAGGCGCTCCGCAAAAACGTGACCGCGAAATGTTACGGCGGCGACATCACCCGTAAACGGAAGCTCCTCGAAAAGCAGAAGGAAGGCAAGAAGCGCATGAAACAGGTCGGCACCGTCGAAGTCCCGCAGGAAGCCTTCATGGCCCTGCTCAAAGTCAGCGAAGACGCGGACCGGTAG